One Oreochromis niloticus isolate F11D_XX linkage group LG16, O_niloticus_UMD_NMBU, whole genome shotgun sequence genomic window carries:
- the olig1 gene encoding oligodendrocyte transcription factor 1 encodes MNVLPNPVIRGREQSLPLCGSGSAQDLSHCPPGFNLSSRLNPAPMLGLANGQRSSKPQRELSPEEQQELRRKINSRERKRMQDLNIAMDALREVMVPYASSPSSASSHSHQHGATPGRRLSKISTLVLARNYILLLGSSLQEMRRLLGEVSVGMGVTTGPVPRLLLAGGWPLISNPGQLLLTQESLLSSAASSSSSSSSSPSSSSSSAGAKCPMLSPGPMEAPLAPMQWSSAGAPAGSLCPCGVCRLPRFNHSTLAPRFPK; translated from the coding sequence ATGAATGTGCTGCCAAACCCAGTAATCAGAGGCCGAGAGCAGTCGCTACCTCTCTGTGGCTCTGGGTCTGCCCAGGACTTATCCCACTGCCCTCCAGGTTTCAACCTGAGCTCTCGCCTAAACCCTGCACCGATGCTTGGCCTCGCGAATGGCCAGAGATCAAGCAAACCTCAACGGGAGCTGAGCCCTGAGGAGCAGCAGGAGCTTCGGAGAAAGATCAACAGCAGGGAGAGGAAGCGGATGCAGGACTTAAACATTGCTATGGATGCTCTGAGGGAGGTCATGGTGCCTTATGCCTCCTCGCCTTCATCTGCTTCCTCTCACTCCCACCAACATGGAGCAACTCCAGGCCGCAGACTCTCCAAGATCTCTACCCTGGTTCTAGCCAGGAACTATATCCTCCTGCTGGGTTCATCTTTGCAGGAGATGCGGCGGCTGCTGGGGGAGGTAAGTGTAGGTATGGGGGTGACCACAGGACCAGTCCCCCGGCTGCTGCTTGCAGGAGGGTGGCCCCTCATCTCCAATCCCGGTCAACTCCTCCTCACCCAGGAATCCCTCCTCTCCTCagcagcctcctcctcctcttcatcatcatcatctccctCCAGTTCTTCGTCATCTGCAGGAGCCAAATGCCCCATGCTTTCTCCAGGTCCCATGGAGGCCCCACTGGCCCCCATGCAGTGGAGCTCTGCAGGTGCTCCAGCAGGGTCGCTGTGTCCCTGTGGAGTCTGCAGACTGCCCAGATTCAATCACTCCACTCTAGCCCCCAGATTCCCAAAGTGA
- the olig2 gene encoding oligodendrocyte transcription factor 2, which produces MDSDTSRVSSRPSSPEVDDIFMSTLKKSVHGFSGAVSSTQSDSPSEIPGLRGLSAIDEETLSLRMASKKDRKLLSENELQAIRLKINSRERKRMHDLNVAMDGLREVMPYAHGPSVRKLSKIATLLLARNYILMLSNSLEEMKRLVSEIYGSSGHHSSFHPSACGTMTHAGPVPGHPAASHASHPGVHHPLLPSAAVSTASLSAPGISAVTSVRPHHGLLKAPTASAGPLGSSFQHWGVGTGMPCPCSMCQVPPPHVSSMSTVTMPRLASDSK; this is translated from the coding sequence ATGGACTCAGATACAAGCCGCGTGTCAAGCAGACCGTCCTCTCCCGAGGTGGACGACATCTTCATGTCTACTTTGAAGAAGTCTGTGCACGGCTTCTCAGGCGCTGTGTCCTCTACGCAGAGTGACTCTCCGTCAGAGATCCCCGGTCTGCGTGGCCTCTCCGCCATCGACGAGGAGACTCTGTCGCTCCGGATGGCATCCAAGAAAGACCGTAAACTCCTCTCGGAGAACGAGCTGCAGGCGATCCGCCTCAAGATCAACAGCCGCGAGAGGAAAAGAATGCACGACCTCAACGTGGCCATGGACGGGCTGCGGGAAGTCATGCCCTACGCGCACGGACCGTCGGTGCGTAAACTCTCCAAAATCGCCACGTTGCTGCTGGCGAGAAACTACATCCTGATGCTGAGCAACTCTCTGGAAGAGATGAAGCGGCTTGTAAGTGAAATCTACGGCAGTAGCGGACACCACAGCAGCTTCCACCCGTCAGCATGTGGGACTATGACACACGCGGGGCCCGTGCCGGGACACCCGGCGGCTTCACACGCATCGCACCCCGGGGTACATCACCCTCTCCTCCCCTCGGCGGCTGTCTCCACTGCCTCTCTTTCCGCGCCCGGTATCTCCGCCGTCACCTCAGTCAGACCCCACCACGGACTTCTCAAAGCGCCCACTGCGAGTGCGGGGCCCCTGGGCAGCAGTTTCCAGCACTGGGGCGTTGGCACCGGCATGCCCTGTCCGTGCAGCATGTGCCAAGTCCCGCCTCCGCATGTGTCCAGCATGAGCACCGTCACCATGCCGAGGCTCGCCAGCGACTCTAAGTGA